CAACTTCTGGCTGACTGACCCTAGAATCTAGGACTCCTTTGAGAGGATCAGGGGTTTGACTGCCTGGACAGAGGGCCCAGGTCCCTCCTTGTGGGTGAGCTCTTGTTGCAGCAACTCCACTCAGCTGCCAACAGAAGCCACAGACTGAAGCAGATTAAGGATCAGTGCTTGGGCTGGGCTCAGAGGCCAGTCAACAACACATTAGGATTTGTCTTTCCAAGGAGCCATCTTAACACTGGGCCCTTTGGAGAGTGCCAGGGAGAAGGAATGACAGGTGTATGGATCTCTTCCAGCCCCGGCAGGGCGGCAGCCAGGGGTTTCTGCCAAGGTCTCATCCTGTCCCATCCTGGCCTCCAGGCCTTTCCCCAGCCAGGCCAGGGTTCCCGGCATAGACCTTTACCCTCTCCAGAGCATAAACCACAATGCACTCACTCAAGCATGCAAAAAACAGTGTTTATTTTGCAGAAATCAAACTTAACTTCAATTCCCATGCCTCATCCTCTGGGGCTGAGAAGTCACTCGGCACCAGTGGGGCCTGGGAGCTGATGATCAGCCCTGAGCGGGGGCTCTAGGACACCACCAGGCTTCACCCTCCGGGAGAAGTGCTGTGACAGCAAGGGTTCTAGCTGCGTGGGACTCTGGTTCTTCCCCAAGCATCAGGCGACAGAGTGATGACCCACCAACTGGCCAGCACCTGCCACTGGAGGCTCGGGCACCCCCAAGTCCCATCctcagctccagctccagctcccACGGTGCCGCAGGGACCATTTTGTGGTCCTTCCCCCACGGGCTCTGTCCTTAGGtacgtgcgtgcgtgctaagtcgctttagtcgtatccgactcttttgtgaccctttggactgtagccagacAGGTACAGACCTCCGCTTATCCAGCCTGGGACCACCGGGCCCTACACCCTCACCTGGGCGGAGGGCGGTCAGTTTAGGGAGCAGGGCCGGTGGGCTGAGGGCCGCTTCAGCTCCCGGGGCGAGGGTGGAGATCCTCTGCCGTCGGTCCCTGGACAAGCTGTGCGTGCCAGGCCGGGTGTGTCTCTCCCGCGCCGGAATTCCTGGGCCCTGGGTCACCGCCCCGCCTAGACCCCGCTGCCCGCCCCCCAACAGGCGGTCCCAGGGACACGGAAGTTCCGCTCTTCACTCCggctcagcccagcccagggagCGATCCCGGATGCAGAGCGCAAGTATCGGCCCCGACCTGCCGCGGCCGCCCTTCCGGCTTTCTCGTTTCGGGGGCTCTGATTAGCCAGGCTTCTGGCACGTGACCCTCTCGGAGCCAATCGCAGCGGCCTTATCTGGCACTCGCTGATTGGCTCAGGACAgccaggggcggggcggggccgaggggcgggtgggggcggggccgagggcgGGGCCGAGGGGCGGGCGGGGCCGAGGGGCGGGGCCGAGGGGCGGGCGGGGCTGAGGGGCGGGGCCGAGGGGCGGGCGGGGCCCAGGCGCCTGGACTCCGCACCCAGTTCGAGTGGCTCTGGGTCCTTCTTTGAGACCCTTCCACATTCCGGACCGCGCAGATGTTGACCGACACTGGCCAGGCACTGACGCATCCTGAGCCCATCCCCAGGCCCGCTCCCGGCTCCGCCCCGCAGTCCAGCGTCTCACATCCCTCCTCCAGCCCGGCCCAGCCTGACTCTACCCCGCTCCCATCCCGACCACCGCCCCGAGTTCTGCCCAAACCTGGCCCCTCGTTTCGACCCCTCAACCCCGCCCCTCGACCAAGTGCGAGCCCGACTCCAAGGACCCACCCTTCACCCCAGAGGCTACCGCTCCTTTCAGACCTGACGGGAACCGCCTGAGGCAGGAGGGCAGCAGATTACAAATTGAGTGGACAGGTGGCCCAGACCCAGGGTTCACCGAGCCCCGCTGGCTGCGACTGTGGGCAGCAGGATCGTCTAGCTGCGGATTAGCACAACTAGGCAAAATGGTCCTTAATTGCCAGATCTTTAAAAATGTGCCCTGACAGCCTTGATAGTCAAGTGGCTGGTGACTCAAACAGCTCTCCGATGCAGGGCGCCTGCGAGGAGAGACAGCAAATCCAAGCAGAGCACTGCCTGGGGCTGGCTGCCTGCAGAGTGGACAGCTCTGGGGGCGGGCAGGTATCAAACTGTACTCTGCTTTGTCAAAATAGAGCTAAATGTCCTGAAAGGAAAGGGACTCCAGAAGAGGCAGTGTGATCCTAAAGCAAGCCCAGGGGTAAGGCCACGGTCAGCCGGACTCCCCATGGCCACTCTGAAATGCTCAGccagctcctgcctcagggccctgGCACTGCTGTCCCTGCCTGGGCCCCACAGGgctcctcctttcttctttggGGCCTGTCTGCACACCTCACCTCCTCAGAGGTGAAATAGCCACTCTCACCATCCTCTCTGCCCCTTATCCTACTCAATTTCCTTAGAAAGAAATCACCACCTATGTCGTTATTCATCGTTTGTCTCCTGCCATTGGAACAACCAGTCCCAGGAGGAAGGACCTCCACTATCCCCAGGCCCTAGAAGAGCTCTGCACATCACAGGGGCTCAGCAACCTGGAGTGAGCAAGTGCCTCTCCCAGGAGTCCTCAGGGAGAGGATTAAGGGGTCTGCCTCACCAGGCACTGGGGAAGGGCTGCCACGGAAGGCAATTCAGGTGACCAGCACATCTGAATCATTGCTTAGGACTGAGATGAGTCCAGGCCAGGTTGGGGGAAGTAGGGGAGGAGGGtagagatgggggaagggaggctAATGGTGGGGGCACTTTGGGGTGCCCCACTGAGACCAGCCATGCTGGGGATGGAGGTTTGCATATCCCAAAGCCCGAACTTGCTACAAAGGCTTCTGACCCTGTTCTGAGTtagagagaaaggagcagtgggtCCAGGACGGTATTCTGGGCACAGCTGGGTGGGGAATGGGTGGGGAGGAAGACAGGGCAGGTGGGTGGAGTGGGGAGAGTGTGGCGTTTCTTTTGCTGAGACTGGGCAGGTTTTGCTGGAAGGCGCCCATGCATCCTTATCACCCAGCAGTGTGAGGAGGGTCACAGGCACCCTCCTCCTGGATAGAAGGCCCAGGTATGGATGTCACACAAGGCCACTCTGGGGACACAGGCGGCCACGGCATCTCGGGGTCAGGCTCACAGAGCCAGCAGTTCCCACAGGCACCTCGTCAGGCCTCAGCCTCTACGGACAGGACGCAGAGGCCTCTCACTGGGCCCGAGGTGTGGCCAGCGTGGAGGACGTGGGCCCGCGTCCCATGGGGTGCAGTGCAGGAGcggcctggggtggggcctgtgCTGCGGGCCGGAGACTAGGGGCGGGGGGCACTGAGGGACGGgctgcatttcaggtggagaCGACCCTGGCTGGGAGGACCTCAAGGAGAAAGGGTCGGCTGTGTGCGTCCAGAGCGGCAGGAGCCCCTGCCTTGGCCTCAGCGTAAGGAAAAGGGTGCTCCCATCTGGCAGGGCGTGGGCTCAAGCAACAGAGCCCAGAGGGAGCACCGCAGCTGGCCGGGCTCTGCCCTCCCGCCAGGGAGCACCTCCAGCACCCCACCGCCTTCGCCTCCCAGGGAATGGACTCCAGAGGCAAGGGCCAAAGACGTGAAATCACTGTGGAGTTTATTGGCTGTGATTCCATCCGGAGAGAACACAGGCAGCGGCCCCGACATGCAGGAGGAGGCGCAGGCGTCGGGACAGACGGACAGAGGACGTCCACGTCTACACTAGGCTCGGCACTGGGGCGCCCCACGCGCTGAGGATGGGATGCGGGTTTCTACCAGACGACGCCCGGTCTGCTCAGAGCTGGCTTTTTAAAGTGTGGAAACaggcattaaaaaaagacaaggaaccCGGAGGGGTCCAGGCGCAGGGGGACGGCGGGGGACAAAGGGCGCCAGGGGTCAGTATTGCCGTCTAGTCATATGGCTTTTCTAAGGAGCGGGGGAGGGCCGCGCCCCTGGCCCGCGACGCTGGACAGGATGAAAATTTATGTGAACAGAAAGGGCCCTGGGGACCCAGGTGACAAGCTTTCTGTCAAGATAAAACTCCTCACAGACAGAAGACCTCATTTACCTGAGATTCAACATATTGTGATGCAAATTAAACAAGGGGCGGGGGAGCGCTGGGAGGCCCACAGCCGCTTCCGGGGAGCCCGCTGGGCTGGCGGCTGGGATGCCCCTTCGAGGGCCTGCAGGGCTGAGGCGGCTGAGGGTCGGGGCTGGTCTTCCGGGCCACACACTCCGGCCGGCGCTCAGCGCTCGGCCCCCAGGCTCCGTACCGCCTCCCGGTTCTGAGTGGAGGTGCGGGTGTTCAGAGGCTGcgggcacccccacccccagcagcctcGGAGGGACAGGAGGCGCCGGCCAGGGAAGGGGATGGGTTCGCTGGGCCCGCGGACTCTGGGGGTGGAGAGGTCAGAGAGGGTCCTCCCAAGCGTATTGCTTTGCCTCCCTTCGCGAGAACCAGCCCGGAAGCTCAGCCTTCCAGAGGCCGCGGCCGGGGGACAGACAGGTGGATGAAGAGAGTAAGGATGCACATGGAGAGCGGTGGCGGCCAGGCCACCAAGGCAGGCAGATTCGCAACGGGGGCGGGGCTTAGGAGGGGCGCACAGGCCGAACCCTGCTGCGGGAGCCCCAGGCGCCTGCGGCTCGTCCCCCCGCCCCGGCGCACGACCTCACTCCCTATGGCTGTGCTCCTGAGTTGGGCCCGACAGGCGTCCACCAACGTGGACCCTTTCGATGGCCCTGGCCGTGGGCCCTGCTGGGTGGGCGGTGAGGGGCGGAGCGAGAAGGGCTTCCCGGGGTCTGGGGGCGAGTCCAGTCCACCCGCTGCCTGCCGGAAGAGCAAGGagctgcccccgcccccccccccccacgtctCCGGCACAGAAGGCAGCGGCCGTGGGGGGCCGGACGCGCCCCCCTCGGTGGTGGGGGCGGTTCTGGGAGCGGGTGGGCTGCGAGGTGGGCGGAGGCTCCCAAGGCGCGAGGGGGCAACGGGGCGGATGGACCTAGGGCTATGGCTTATATCGGCGTAGGGGGGCTGCGCTCTGCTCCCGGCGGCTCTTCGGGGGCCTCGCGGAGGGCGGGACCGGGGTGGGCGCGGGGCGGGCTGCTGTTCAGCCCAGGCGCTACTTCTTGAAAATGTCCTGCAGCGGCCCGGGCAGGTACTTGATGACCGTGTCCAGGATGCTCTCGTCCTCTTCCTCCGCCGCGTCCCCGCAGCCCGGCGGGATGGCCTTCTTGGGCCTCGTCAGGCTGCCCTCCGAGTTGGCCTCCAGGGCGGCCTGGGCCTCGGCCTCGCGCTCCTCCTTCTTCTTGATGCCGTACTGCGGGGAGGGCAGAGGGTCAGCGCGGCGGGCCCCGACCCCGCCCCGCCCGGGAGGGTGCCTGGCGGGGTAAGGCCACCCTCCGGCCCGGGCCCCGCCCTCCTGCGCCGCGCCTCCCAGGGACGAGGGCGCGGGTGTCAGCCCTGCCCCACGCGACCCAGACATGAGGCCACACTTTTATGCCAAGGATCCTAGGATGCCGCCAAGCACCCCCAGCCCTAGGAGGGGCGCTCTGCATGCCCCGTGTCCCGCAGTCACCTTCAGGCGGGTGTCCTAGAACCCTACCTAGATGTGCCCTCAGCAACACCCCTGGGCACCGCCGCACACCCCCAGTTCTGGTTTCCTGTGTACCTCTCTGTCCCCAACCCTTTCCAAAATCTCCCCTCAGATTGAAAGGagtccccccaaattcatgtcaCCTGGAACCTCAGcatgtgaccttgtttggaaacaGGATCTCTGCAGGTGTAATTAAGGTAAGAATAGAGAGGAGACCTCCCTGCGCTCTAAATCCAGAGCTTCTTTGTAAAAGAAAAGGACAcgcagagcagaaaaagaaaacagaaaagcttgGGAACCACCTTGCCGCCAGTCAAGGACACAGACAATGCCAGAAGCCCAGAGGACTCTCGGATTCTCGCCTACAGGTTTCAGAGGGAGAACAGtcctgccaacatcttgatttgggacttctagcctccagaaccaagaaaattaatttctaggACACGAACACCTCACCCCAAGGCCCCCAGCACCCTCAGCAGCCCTCCTGGACCAACAAAGCCCTGAAGCCTGTGGTCAGGAGGCCACGAGACCAGGGGAAGACTTCCTGCCTTAGGACTGGTGGGGCCAGGTGGGGCCACGCTGGCCTGATGGGTTGGGGACAGAGTTCGGGACCGACCcgagctggggagggggtgccCCGGGGTTAGGTCTGAAGTCCTGGGTTACACAACATGGAATGTCCAGAAGCAGAGGCTGTGATGTTGGCGAAGAGAGAGTGCCAGGAAGCATACCGCTCAGGCCTGCTGGTCCCAGGGAGGGTTCCCCAGGCCGGCTCATTCTCCTCACTAGCTCCTCCCGAAGGAAGCAGTGGGCTGACACTGGTGCTGCTGGCAGTGGAGGGGTACCCTGGTCCTCCAAGAAGACCCTTCGCTCTGCTTCCAGGTTAGGGGGGTGGCTGTGTCCCACTCCCCAGCTTGCTCTGCACCCATCTCCTCCCTCGAGGTTGTGGGGGGCTTCAGGCAGGGGGGCAAGGGCTCTTTAGCAGAGTCTGAGAGGAGAAATCCGGGCTCCTGGCTGCAGTGACCAGACCACAGCGTAGTGCCCCTGGGCACTAAGGAAGGAGGGGTAAGGGGTCTGGCCACCTTCTTCAGCAGGGGCCCTAGTGGTCTGAAGGCCCCTCTGCACCCTGGACAAGTCAGGAGTTTGGGAAGGGTCTCCGGGGTAGGGGGGAGGGCTCAGGGCAACTGACCAAGAGGGCCTCCACACTGAGCATGGACACCAGGTCAGCCCAGGGCAGAGTGCGACGAGCAGACCAGGTGGCAGCCACTCCAAGGGGCACAGCCCTCCTCCTGGGTCACCACAGAGGGCGGTGCTCTGACGCAGGGAGGACGTGCAGGGTGGAGAGACACACCGCCAGGAACTAGGTCAGGCCAGAGAAAGCCTCCCTCCAGCCAGAGGCGCAGAGCCCAGCAGCTCCCGCAGCCACAGGACGTCTGTCCCCAACTGGGGCACAGGTCTGTGTGCTGGACCCAGGAGGCCGTGGTGGCCAAAGCCCCCCACACACTCAGCAGAGGCGCACGCACATGCTCAGGGGGACACGTGGTGCTGGCGGAACAGGTGGGTGGCAAAGGGACACACACGCACGGGCAGGAACACATGGTAGGGCCAGGCAGGGGGTCAGGGAGGGACCTGTGTCTCGGTTGTCCCCGCTAGGGTCCAGGAAGGAGACCCCAGGCCCCGAGCCAGTCGCTCCACTGAGGCTAAAACCCATTCTGAGCCTAAGCCACTCTGGGCAAACCTGAGGGCCACCTTACTCTTTGGGGTCTCTCCCAGAGCCTGGCTCTGATGTGGTCTGGCTGAGCACCTGTCTGAAAGCCCAACTCTTCCCCCAGTCCCCCCCATCCCAACCCCCTCCCTCCACTCTCCTCAACCACTGAGACGGTACCACTGAGGTCCGGAGGGAGCCCAGGCTGCCAGCGCCCTGGGCAAAGCAGTGCTCCCTAACGGTGAGAGTCAGCGATTTGCCCACAACCTGTTATTCTCAGCACAAACCTGGGGCGTGGGAGCCGGGTCGACTAGGACCCGCCAGCCCAGCGCTGGCTGGAGGGTGGTTCTGTCTCAGAGTCGCTGAACGTGGGTGGCTGGAAACACCAAACCCGGCGGTGCAGTGTAAACCTGAAGGCGGGGGTGCAGACCAGGAAGCGGGGACCAGATGACACAGGTGGGCCACTCTCCCCCAACCTGGGCACGCGCAGTGCATCATGACGTCATTACACGCGGGGCTGGGGGGGGAGGCACCGCCCACCAGCCCGCAGAGGCGAGGAGCCCCAAATACAGATGAGGTCCCCCAGGGAGCTGGGGCACGTGGCCTGGCCTGACTCCTCGGCCCCCGTGTGAGGGACACCCACCCTCTTCCTTGACCACTCGTGAGGTCGGGGGTGGGGGCATGGGGCATACCACGGGGCACCCCACCCCAGACACCAGGAAGGGACTGCAGGAAGTgggtctggagcctgggagccagcgaGGGCCGTTGGGGGAGCCACTCCTAAAGGTCAGGGGTCCCAACCTGTGGGGAGCAGGAGGGCgggagggagtcaccttggaaggCCGGGTAGAGAACGGCTCTGCAGCCATGGGGGCCAGGCAGGGCCAGGGGACTTTGTCGGTTAGTAGGGGGATCCAGGCGCTGAGCTCATTGTCAGGACGTCTGGGGAGAGAGGGCAGCAGGGGCCACCACCCTGGGTGGCCGGGGCAGCCTGACCTCCCACGGCCGCTCTGTCCACCTCTGGGGTcttgggggcagggcaggctccCCTCTGTTGAACTGGACACTCCTTGGAGGAGGTGGCCAAATTCTTGGAGACCAGCGCTGAGGCTGTGAGGACCTGGGGCTTTGGGGCTCTAACATCCAGAGTGCATCAGACCCTGAGCTGCCTCCGACCTGTGAATGGGGGTGCTCACCATCAGCCTGTCTCCCCTGCACACCCCCGAGGCTCAGCCCCCACCTGTCAGACTCAGTTGTGTGTGTCGCTATGCTCCCCAACACACCACACCTTCCCTGCAGGCTGCCCCCCAGGACCAAGCCCTGGCCCCCTAGTCCGCCTAATCCTCTGACTGCAGAAGCTGTGCTTGGGCCAGTAAGGAAACTGCAGCCCCAGCCCCTGCGTGGGGTGGGGCCCGGCTCGGACCCCTGCCCCGGCAACTGAAATCAGCAGACACCATCGTGCCCCCTGGGGGGGTGAGACCAGACCCTGGACGTGCCCAGGAAGGAGGCCTGGGCCTGGCGGGGAGACCGGCCGCTGTGGCTGATGGAGCCACGGTAGGTCTGGGGACTGCCAGGGTCCAGGAGCAACCTGGGGTCTGTGGAGGCAGTTCAGAAGCAAAGGCACTCAGCCCACCCAAGGGGGTCCCAGATGGGGGCGATGCTCATCAGAGGAAGCAGGACCAGTGGCCAAGCGACCCCCGGGGCACCAGGCTAGGGGGCCTTGGGGCTGGCTGCAGCCTTCCATGTGGTGGCCCTGAAAGCTGGGGTCCTGAGGGTGGGGGTGATGAGGGTCACCCTGCCCCCTGGCCTCCCGTGGAACTGCCTTTAGGGTGGGGACACATTCCCCATTTTCACTGGGACTCACTTTGTGACTTGTAAGTCCCACTCGGTTCCCTGAGCAAGAAAAGGACCCTGGAGCTAATGCCTGTTCACTCActtgttcactcactcactcgttTGCTCGGCATACAACGGCCAAGTGCAGTCAGAGTTCCTGCCCTCCCTGCGGGGATGGACAGTGAACAGTAAACCAGTAAAAAGTATGTGCCAGATAAAGgttggcttctcaggtggctcagtggtaaagaatctgcctgccaaagcaggaggacacaggaggctgaggttgatccctggtcgggaagatccctggaggaggaaaaggcaacccactccagtattctcgcctggagaatcccacggatgcaGGAGCCtagtggggtcacagagttggatacaactgagtgagcaaGCGTGCACCCAGATGAAGGCAGGTGCAGAGCAAGACAGGAGAGGAGTGTGGAGGGGACAGGGAGGCAGCGCCTCAGGGAGCCCCGGAGGGGAGCAGCCAAGCAAAGGCCCCGGGGCAGTGGGAGCCCTGAGGGGCAGTGTCCCCGTGCCCCTGGGGCTGGGGCCCCGGGGGAGATGGGGCCGCTGGGCGGCTTGAGGAGGGAAGGGGCAGAAGGGACTTTCTATTAAAGGCAGAATGAGTGGGGTGTCTCTACCTTCTGACCCCTCCCCGCCCAtggctgcctgcctctctgctgtCTGTGTGCTCTTCCTGGCTCTTCCCCAAACGGCTCTGAAAGTCCTGAGGTTGGTCCTGGGGGTGAGGGTCTCATGAGCTGCCGCCCCAGCATAATCAGCTTGAACTTTCTGCCCAGAAGGGTGTTCAGCGACCAGTGATGGGACACCAGGGGGCACCCCACGCCCCCATCAACATGGGGGACCCCTCATAGGCCCAGAGACCTGCAGGCGCCCACTTGTATCCTCACTGCAGCTTCTGTGTCAGGCAGAGGCCCTGCGAACCAGGCAGGCAGGAGGGTCCTGGGGGCTGAGCCGCCCCCCCTGCAGCCCGAGCATCTTGCCAGTCTAGGGTTGGGGACTGTTGGAGACGCCCTCTGGAGGACCCCTCCACCTGCGCCCAGCCCCCTTCCACAGGCTTCATCCACAGTGTCTGGAAACACTTTCCCCAGGGCCCAGAGATGGGAGTgtcagggtggggggcaggacaGAACTAAGAGGCAGCACCCCCAAACTGAGTCCCCCCCCAGTCTCTGGGTGGAGGTGCCTGGCCCGTGTGGGGCCAAGAGTGGTGGGCAAGGCCCGAGACGCTGTGGACCGTGGAGAACGTGGCTCAGGACACCATGGGGCCCTGGGGACGGCCCTTCCTTCTCCACCTGGCCCGCAGGCCGGCCCACCCTGAAGGAGGCCGGAGCAGCCGTCCCATGCCTGCCCTTCTGACCCACGAGCTGGATGGGCACCTGAGGATGGGCAGTGGACAGgcccctggggccccagctgaCAGCCTCACCTGTCCACCCCTGCTCTGGCCTCGGGTCCCCGCGGGTGTATGATGCCCTGCGCACAGAGGAAGGTGCCAGAGGGTTCTGGAAAGATGgcctccagctcccagcccacccccatcCAGCCCACACAGCCACAGACCTGCCCCCCAACACCCTGTCGTTCACCTCGGGGGTCTGAGGCCCACCCGGGTGTGGTCAGGGGCATCCTCCAGCCCGCGACGATTCACCCACCTGCGGCCCACTGGGTGGGCCAGCCCCTGGCCACCCTGCTCCTCCTCTCCAGAAGGGCCTGCCCTCCAAGTCGGTGGTGGCCATCCTGCGGGCAGCCACAGGAGCCTGTCCTGCAGAAGCCAGCACCCTAGCCCAGGGTACTAGGAGGATGGGGTCCACCCCTGCCATCGGGGCCAGAAGGACTCCGGCCGCAGGGCAAGCCCCAGGCCCAGTGAGCCTGTGCAAACGTGCACGCGGGGGCGCGGGATCTCAcccgcccgccccctccccgggggTCCCTCTCCGAGGTCAGTTCTGCGAGCTTCGGAGGAGGGGGCCCCGGCCCAGCCAGGCTTCACTCGGCCCTCCCGCAGGcagcccccgccccagcccttcCCCGTCCCCCGTCTGTGCAAGCGGGGCGGGGCCAGACCGCGCCGCAGCGCCCACCTTGTCGCGGATGCCCTGCCGCATGGCCTCGCGCTCCGCCTCCATCTTGGCGTACTTGGCCTtgcgctcctcctcctcctgccgcaAAGCCTCCTGCCGCTCCTCCTCCTTCTTGGCGGCGTCAGGGTCCTTCTCCTCGTCGCCCCCAAGCATCTTGCCCATGTCCTTGGTGGCCCCTGGGCACAGGGAGGCGGGAGTCAGGCCAGgcccgccctcccctcccctgcccgccAGGCCCCCGGTCCAGCAGGGCGGTGGCCCCCAGCGTGGGCCGGAGGGGCTGTGTCTGTTGGGCGCGACTGCAGACGTACCCGCAGGCCTCTGGGCTGCAGTCGTGTGTGTGGCTGTGGTTTTGTGTGTAGTTGCGTTTGTGTTCCTGTATGTGGTTGCTGTGTATGTCTGCATGTAGTTGTATGTGTGTACGTCTGtgggtggttgtgtgtgtgtgtctgtgtgtggttatgtgtgtggttgtgtgtgtgtgggtggctgTGTGTATGCacgattgtgtgtgtgtgcctgtgtgtggtttgtctgtgtgtgtggtgtgtttgagtgtgggtgtctgtgtggtgtgtctgtgtgtggttgtgtgtgtgtctgttggtggctgtgtgtgtgtctgtgtggttgtATGCCGTGTGTGTTGTCTGGGTCCCGGGTGCAGCAGGGGCTCAGCCTCTGTTGGCTGGTAGGGTGGCTGAGTGTGTGGCTGtgtggcggggcgggggcggctcTGGTCCAGAACTGCTGGCGGCGGCGCGTGGCAGCCCCAAGGCCCTAATTTGTCTGCCTCGCCAGCCGCCACTTTGCTCACGGGCGCCTGATTCACAGGCGACAGCAAACACCTCCTCGGATGCCCCTGTGGCTCAGCCCCAGGACAGACGTGTAATCACAGCTGCAGCCCCCGACGCAGGGGCACCGCGGGGAGAGGGCACAGTGGTCAGCGCTGCGGGTCAGCCACTCTCAGGCCGGGCTGCCAGCCCTGCAGGAGCGCCCTGCACACTGCACGCCGCCAGCAGGAGCGAGCCCCATGTGCTCCCTGGGAACCAGTCCGCATTCTGAGGGGCCCGTGGCCCAGGTTGTCTGGTCTCTGCCGGGCCCACTCTGTCCTCTCATCCTGGGACGGCTCCTCCCAGGCGCAGCCGGAGGCTGGCTTAGCCCACACCCTGGGAGTGGTCTGAGTCCGCCCCCCGCCATAGGCAGAGgtgcccccgcccccggccctgtCCCACCCTCGCCAATTCAGTCCCGGTGTCCTGAAGCTCCCGGGCGCTGTCCTGGGTGCGGAGGCTCCTGTTCTGCTCCCAGGCTGCACAGGTCCCTGCAGCTTGGAACCGGGAGAGACTCTGGCCTCTCCACCCGCAGGTCTCCACCTCCGccccccgtgggcagaggagcctggtggtgggAAGGGGGCCGCAGCCCGTTGAGTGCTCTGAGCTGAGATCTAGACATCTGTGGGGCTGGCCTTCCCAGCTGCTGAGACTACTGCCAGGTCATGCGGTCACTGTAGGGGCAGGCAGCCCACCCGGCTGGCTCGGCTCCAGATGAGGACAGAAACCAGGAGCCTCACGTCAGTTTCCTCCCACGTCTGCAAAATTCTGCAAAGGAGACTGTCAGCTGGTGGCTGGAGGGAAACTGGGTCAGGAGCAGAGCTGCAGACTCGCTGTTCTCGGCTCCTAGGACAGGCGGCCGGGCTCTCTCTGCCTCGTGGTCTGTTGTTCCGGCAGGCAGCGccggtgggggtggtggggaggggctgagcAGGACAGCCCCGATCCCTGAGCAGCTGCAACCTTCCCAGCCTCCCTGGCAGAGGGGCCACCTACAGCATTGTTGGGCGGCCTTAACACAAATCTCCCCTCTTGACCAAGCTCACTCACACTAAAGTGAGAGTGACTGATAGTTCGCTCTCCTGCATGGAGAGGACTGGCATCGAGGGCAGAGGTATGTGAACAGTCTCTTCTGCATCTCTCTTCCGATGGAAAGTGCGTGGAGGCTGGCGTGGGG
The nucleotide sequence above comes from Muntiacus reevesi chromosome 22, mMunRee1.1, whole genome shotgun sequence. Encoded proteins:
- the CPLX1 gene encoding complexin-1, producing MEFVMKQALGGATKDMGKMLGGDEEKDPDAAKKEEERQEALRQEEEERKAKYAKMEAEREAMRQGIRDKYGIKKKEEREAEAQAALEANSEGSLTRPKKAIPPGCGDAAEEEDESILDTVIKYLPGPLQDIFKK